The Sneathiella sp. P13V-1 genome includes a window with the following:
- a CDS encoding relaxase/mobilization nuclease domain-containing protein, protein MIGKPIYGNGFRGCLSYLTRGRQRKNPERVEWSSTRNLGRLDAQGDAKEIGRIMRATANLSSRTKKPVLHLPVSWTKEDAPNLDREKMERIADRLLKELGLENHQAAIYAHNDTGHKHIHILVNRIDPETGRAWSTSRDWQRINKVLADEERELGLDLVDHWGVDFERDLERVKERIERDDLDIEGPKPSEGELQQALKENRVPDIPFEKSQLKDLRDLIGVDFSEAASWKDLEDRLGAKGYTLMPKGQGAIITDGRQVAKLSQMGRGVRLSALEEGFGKSYREWTQCRALGLSHMQGTSPRIEDREVTGRFYIWDDIGEGVNCPLREPL, encoded by the coding sequence GTGATCGGCAAACCCATCTATGGAAATGGCTTCAGGGGATGCCTGTCATATCTGACCAGGGGGCGACAAAGGAAGAATCCGGAGCGGGTAGAATGGAGCTCGACGCGCAATCTCGGCAGGCTCGACGCGCAGGGTGACGCGAAAGAGATCGGGCGGATCATGCGGGCAACGGCCAACCTGTCATCACGAACCAAGAAACCGGTTTTGCATCTACCAGTATCCTGGACGAAAGAGGACGCCCCGAATCTGGACCGGGAGAAGATGGAGCGCATTGCCGACCGGCTGCTAAAGGAACTCGGGCTGGAGAATCACCAAGCGGCCATCTATGCCCACAACGACACGGGCCATAAGCACATCCATATTCTGGTCAACCGCATTGACCCTGAAACGGGCCGGGCATGGTCTACGTCTCGGGACTGGCAGCGGATCAACAAGGTGCTGGCGGACGAGGAACGGGAGCTCGGTCTCGATCTTGTGGATCATTGGGGCGTGGACTTTGAGCGCGACCTGGAGCGCGTGAAGGAACGGATTGAGCGTGACGATCTGGATATCGAAGGGCCGAAACCTTCGGAGGGAGAGCTCCAACAAGCCCTGAAGGAAAATCGTGTTCCGGATATCCCGTTCGAGAAGTCTCAGCTCAAAGACCTTCGAGACCTGATCGGCGTTGATTTTTCCGAAGCCGCCAGTTGGAAAGACCTTGAAGATCGGCTGGGCGCGAAAGGATACACCCTTATGCCCAAAGGGCAGGGCGCAATCATCACTGATGGCAGGCAGGTTGCCAAACTCTCCCAGATGGGACGTGGCGTTCGCCTGAGTGCCTTGGAAGAGGGATTCGGCAAGTCCTATCGGGAATGGACGCAATGTAGAGCTCTGGGTTTAAGTCATATGCAAGGAACGTCGCCACGGATTGAGGATCGAGAAGTTACAGGAAGATTTTACATTTGGGATGACATTGGAGAAGGGGTAAACTGTCCTCTAAGGGAGCCACTGTAG